The Podospora pseudocomata strain CBS 415.72m chromosome 1 map unlocalized CBS415.72m_1, whole genome shotgun sequence genome has a segment encoding these proteins:
- a CDS encoding uncharacterized protein (EggNog:ENOG503Q3ZJ), translated as MANPTATDAEDGNAYYGYLFTTAKPIPTPTPILDAFLRALSLHIIKEIGDKNDRYLTPKKLAAFYKAAGYNFDFLFVDMDNPFISDVFQGLGCQHWLLPTEDDYAPPSIPALTTKGFVRWQAIQTLLEPQEQVPVLQYAAKHWGLKHPDTAFQFPADLPKEALPQDTDIDTDRWYQECKAKHIQEAAAEEPKEKPKEKTKEKPREEPKPTYAERRIPSYNVHHVPPTPQPGTPRDYFGSRPVKVTYVNVAPGPSRSPERERERAREQAAREREHYLHRQSSSDEPSRRRSFSDYPHSPMEGRPSVRIPHLGPDRSPQPRRHSQPRQYSTSESDEPPISPRTPRRTQRPSNEPPIPGVRRVYTGSSEELPRIIRTSMPPPPIPTSHPHAHPGVRTHSPRPSPGDSGRTTPRGDDEHRRKSTLYDLKDKLTSFMTGMPPASERQRSLSGSRGRKEGPVPVVVTASRGSRDGDLPSSRLNRSWSHDETDSTDSEDERIRRSRKQSSRERERERQRAAEAAFDRERERERERDRERDRERDRARERERDRERDKRPTRESDREREARRHSDRERDSDERRHSDRASDRGRDRGPPAPAAAAASLHRNGGHRVIEVESDDDFSSVRGYTRNNGGPYLSRPDNHRRTSSHADIDRRRDLDREVRDRDHLRDRERDQRLSDRERDRRERERERERDRYHDDRERWRRDERLSSPRATPREPPRMERSPRRSRDRDRDRERERPHPNEGRERMPSPAGAGVTGVSGRKYPDISSVASSSGPWPPSTPKMSAAGAAEPVASGGRGGPVAD; from the exons ATGGCGAATCCAACCGCAACAGACGCCGAGGACGGCAACGCCTACTATGGCTACCTCTTCACCACAGCGAAGCCGATTCCCACTCCGACCCCTATTCTCGATGCGTTTTTGAGGGCGCTCTCACTACATATC ATCAAGGAGATCGGTGACAAGAATGATAGGTACTTGACGCCAAAGAAGCTAGCAGCCTTCTACAAGGCTGCCGGTTACAATTTTGACT TCCTCTTTGTCGATATGGACAACCCCTTCATATCCGATGTTTTCCAGGGTCTCGGCTGTCAACACTGGCTCTTGCCAACAGAAGACGACTACGCTCCCCCATCGATTCCAGCTTTGACAACGAAGGGCTTTGTGCGGTGGCAGGCAATCCAGACACTGCTTGAGCCACAGGAACAAGTCCCAGTCCTCCAATATGCGGCCAAGCACTGGGGCCTGAAGCACCCTGACACTGCCTTCCAGTTCCCTGCCGACTTGCCCAAGGAAGCGCTGCCCCAGGATACAGACATCGACACTGATCGGTGGTATCAGGAGTGCAAGGCTAAGCACATCCAGGAAGCAGCTGCAGAGGAGCCCAAggagaagcccaaggagaagaccaaggagaAGCCAAGAGAGGAGCCGAAGCCAACGTATGCAGAGCGCAGGATCCCCTCATACAATGTTCACCACGTCCCGCCGACACCACAGCCAGGGACACCTCGCGACTACTTTGGCTCTCGTCCAGTCAAGGTGACATATGTGAATGTAGCACCAGGGCCATCAAGATCACCAGAACGAGAGCGAGAGCGGGCCAGAGAACAGGCTGCCAGGGAGCGGGAGCACTACCTTCATCGCCAGTCTTCCTCCGATGAACCATCACGCCGAAGGAGCTTCTCCGATTATCCGCACTCACCTATGGAGGGTCGCCCATCAGTTAGGATACCTCACCTCGGCCCTGATCGCAGCCCGCAACCGCGTCGTCACAGCCAACCCAGACAATACAGCACATCGGAGTCGGACGAACCCCCGATCAGTCCCCGAACACCAAGACGGACTCAGCGCCCTTCCAACGAGCCCCCGATTCCCGGCGTTCGCCGCGTTTATACCGGCAGTTCCGAGGAGTTGCCCCGTATCATCCGCACAAGCatgcctccacctcccattCCAACATCGCACCCACATGCCCACCCCGGCGTAAGAACCCACTCACCACGACCATCACCAGGTGACAGTGGTAGGACAACACCAAGAGGGGACGACGAGCACAGGCGGAAAAGCACTCTGTATGACCTCAAAGACAAGCTCACCAGCTTTATGACGGGCATGCCACCGGCCAGCGAGCGGCAACGAAGCCTGAGCGGGTCACgaggaagaaaggaaggCCCGGTACCAGTGGTGGTAACTGCCTCTAGGGGTAGCAGAGATGGAGATCTTCCCAGTTCGAGGCTGAACCGGTCGTGGTCTCACGATGAGACGGACTCTACTGATTCAGAGGACGAGCGCATCCGAAGAAGCAGGAAACAGTCAAGCCGGGAGCGCGAGAGGGAGCGCCAAAGAGCTGCCGAAGCTGCCTTTGACAGAGAACGGGAGCGAGAACGGGAAAGAGACAGAGAGCGAGACAGAGAGAGGGATAGAGCACGTGAGCGGGAGAGGGACAGGGAGCGAGACAAGCGTCCAACACGAGAGTCAGACCGCGAAAGAGAGGCAAGACGACACAGCGACCGTGAACGAGACAGCGACGAGAGGAGACACAGCGACCGAGCCAGCGACCGCGGAAGAGACCGCGGtcccccagccccagccgcagcagccgcTTCCCTCCACCGCAACGGCGGCCACCGCGTTATCGAGGTCGAATCCGACGACGACTTTTCTTCTGTCCGGGGCTACACCCGCAACAACGGCGGCCCTTACCTCTCCCGTCCGGACAACCACCGCCGCACAAGCAGCCACGCCGACATCGATCGCCGTCGGGACCTCGACCGCGAAGTCCGCGACCGTGACCACCTTCGAGATCGGGAGAGGGATCAACGACTTAGCGACCGGGAACGAGATCGTCGAGAACGAGAGCGAGAAAGAGAACGAGACCGCTACCATGACGATCGGGAGCGCTGGCGAAGGGACGAGCGGCTGTCTTCCCCGCGGGCCACACCCCGTGAACCCCCACGGATGGAACGCTCCCCTCGCCGGTCCCGCGATCGTGACAGAGACCGTGAGAGAGAAAGACCGCACCCCAACGAGGGCAGAGAGCGAATGCCTAGTCCTGCCGGGGCGGGAGTAACTG GAGTCTCAGGCAGGAAATACCCCGACATCAGCTCTGTAGCTTCATCGTCTGGGCCGTGGCCGCCGTCAACGCCAAAGATGTCGGCTGCGGGGGCGGCCGAACCGGTGGCatctggggggaggggcgggccGGTGGCGGACTAG
- the TIM11 gene encoding F1F0 ATP synthase subunit e, mitochondrial (EggNog:ENOG503P6R0; COG:S): MASSGVNVLRYSALGLGVVYGFYHQRQIYASDRAAAAQREYEHKQQLIAQAKKAYAAKHKPAVSASSSASQDINSSSFDLESFIAQLDKA, from the exons ATGGCCTCTTCCGGAGTCAAC GTCCTCCGGTACTccgccctcggcctcggtgtcGTCTACGGCTTctaccaccagcgccagaTCTATGCTTCCGaccgcgccgccgccgcccagcGCGAGTATGAGCACAAGCAGCAATTAATAGcccaggccaagaaggcctaCGCTGCCAAGCACAAGCCCGCTGTCTCCGCGTCCTCTTCCGCCAGCC AAGACATCAACAGCTCAAGCTTCGACCTCGAGAGCTTCATCGCCCAGCTGGACAAGGCCTAA
- a CDS encoding uncharacterized protein (EggNog:ENOG503P54W; COG:S) — protein sequence MADNTLDVVAIKNGTSNPDDSRVIDPKPDKSTFVRVKTTLPKRPFPLNAERKAVYTERLIIRPLFKTDLPALHELRTQPEVMVWTYLGVVDKDIGETWQRLERFVEGNERENYNCAICLREGGKLIGIGGFHDAMWSFGWPEIGYMFRREYWGRGFGKEFMRGWEGIWGGLERGVVELMVDPRSVVVVEGEGERGVVEEVVIAVTAEGNKASQRILEGSGFERFLTWEEEDGGGRGLVRLPTYRFVVGKGGR from the coding sequence ATGGCCGACAACACCCTCGACGTCGTCGCCATAAAAAACGGCACCAGCAATCCAGACGACAGCAGAGTCATTGACCCCAAGCCGGACAAGTCTACCTTTGTCCGTGTGAAAACCACGCTACCCAAGCGACCTTTCCCCTTAAACGCGGAGAGGAAGGCAGTGTACACGGAACGGCTCATCATCCGCCCTCTATTCAAGACTGACCTCCCGGCTTTGCACGAACTGCGAACCCAGccggaggtgatggtgtggacttatttgggggtggtggacaaaGACATTGGGGAGACGTGgcagaggttggagaggtttgTGGAGGGGAACGAGAGGGAGAATTACAACTGTGCGATTTGTTtgagggaaggaggaaaactgattgggattggggggtttcATGATGCGATGTGGAGTTTTGGGTGGCCGGAGATTGGGTATATGTTTAGACGGGAGTattgggggcgggggtttgGGAAGGAGTTtatgagggggtgggaggggatttggggggggttggagaggggggtggttgagttGATGGTTGATCCGAGGagtgtggttgtggtggaaggggaaggggaaaggggggtggtggaggaggtggttatTGCTGTTACGGCGGAGGGGAATAAGGCTAGTCAGAGGATCCTGGAGGGGAGTGGGTTTGAGAGGTTTTTgacttgggaggaggaggatgggggggggagggggttggtgaggttgcCTACGTATCGGTTTgtggttgggaagggggggaggtga
- a CDS encoding uncharacterized protein (EggNog:ENOG503P0GW; MEROPS:MER0017240; COG:S) gives MPVTYAVLSGRYRPLSRHIKWHQPVPKSLLHMSCRCCSPLRLPQFRVDVQHGPPRRFRPRITHIMPMESTCRRRLHTQTILVAPLMFTGLLIGLWIWKCIMMVVFQNKIIYMPGLPPTARSERIADWLSRCGGLQWREERTKAADGTDLAMAVATVPLPKGNRQVAADVGKSAVAHVYVLYFQGNASSIPPRLPDLSWVLRAVSDSKQYALAPMELTFVCLSYRGYWTSRGRASEPGIRLDAEAGANWILQHHERTFGKDSTTKPIFLIWGQSIGSGVATNLAATGRIPEKLPIQGVILETPFLSIRSMLGTLYPQKWLPYKYLWPFLRNHLDSYANLKLIAQKAEEKSCDAPFIYILQAERDELVPREQTEKLHQRCIELGLPVEKGVASVAFHQEAIARGPGKKLASEAILKLTKRALDASR, from the exons ATGCCTGTGACATACGCAGTCCTCTCTGGTCGCTATCGGCCTCTCAGCAGGCACATCAAATGGCATCAGCCGGTCCCCAAGTCGTTGCTGCATATGAGTTGTCGTTGCTGCAGTCCCTTGAGATTGCCTCAGTTTCGGGTCGATGTGCAGCATGGTCCACCGCGGCGGTTTCGTCCACGTATCACCCACATCATGCCAATGGAGAGCACTTGCCGCCGCAGGCTTCATACCCAAACAATTCTAGTGGCACCGTTGATGTTCACTGGCTTGTTGATTGGGCTGTGGATTTGGAAATGTATCATGATGGTGGTCTTCCAGAACAAGATCATCTACATGCCAGGACTGCCCCCGACTGCAAGGAGCGAGCGCATTGCTGACTGGTTAAGCCGCTGTGGGGGACTTCagtggagggaggagaggaccAAGGCTGCTGACGGAACAGATCTCGCAATGGCGGTTGCGACGGTGCCGCTGCCGAAGGGGAATAGGCAGGTAGCCGCGGACGTCGGGAAGTCTGCTGTGGCACATGTGTATGTGCTCTACTTTCAGG GGAACGCCTCGTCCATCCCCCCTCGCTTGCCAGACCTGTCGTGGGTGTTGCGGGCTGTCAGTGACAGCAAACAATATGCTCTGGCACCAATGGAGTTGACTTTTGTCTGCCTGAGTTACAGAGGATATTGGACGTCCCGTGGCCGTGCATCTGAGCCTGGCATCCGCCTCGATGCCGAAGCCGGAGCAAACTGGATTTTGCAACACCATGAGCGAACATTTGGCAAAGACAGCACCACGAAGCCGATTTTCCTGATTTGGGGACAGTCGATTGGCTCGGGAGTAGCAACAAACCTGGCCGCAACCGGACGCATCCCGGAAAAGCTACCTATCCAGGGCGTAATTCTTGAGACCCCCTTTCTATCGATACGATCGATGCTAGGGACGCTGTATCCCCAAAAATGGTTGCCATACAAATACCTGTGGCCTTTTCTCAGAAACCATCTGGACAGCTATGCTAACCTGAAGCTGATTGCTCAAAAGGCCGAAGAGAAAAGTTGCGACGCACCCTTCATATACATCCTCCAGGCTGAGCGGGATGAGCTTGTGCCGAGAGAGCAAACCGAAAAGCTGCATCAAAGATGCATTGAACTCGGCCTCCCCgttgaaaagggggttgcCTCGGTTGCGTTCCATCAAGAAGCGATTGCTCGAGGCCCTGGGAAAAAGCTTGCTTCAGAAGCAATCTTGAAATTGACAAAGCGGGCCTTGGATGCTTCTCGGTGA
- a CDS encoding uncharacterized protein (COG:B; EggNog:ENOG503P3MF) → MAPLLESRGLLAQGWKCHIVCASPSSRHTRKKPSTMESEQPAGYFSTFSILDPNRPNPEGTGKPQKRNRRVYVCIPCHRRKLRCDKGQPCSRCIQADAADECVYQKFPFSSKHESGSGEPGETPQSPARDSPQTTPGPSGSEARPRLHGVTHWSTVVSEFREGWPYIAGLDPEWGPRYRHLQSLKYLVAALPVHHFPFGEICHCSESRENALQSLPPRPVVDTLVRCYFEVIHPIYRLLHPAEYEFELQAFWMNVNHFSEEWLAQFFMILALGCQAAPAQVFASTGRRPSSWTDQFLNSSQYFLCRSPFVSTPTLTSARTLCLGVIARIMDIVKGGETSQLASLMGYLGRMAVSLHLNRTSALFPELLPYEVEIRRRLWLTIQLLELQVAMRTGTSCTHQDYDAEPPLNINDTSIYHTGQGWVLEQGTAKSDLALTDGTFQTKLSDLIPILSEITTTVNQTTAQTALKYDKIQSWDEQLRRKVREAASVLLMATQSQANYSFRPRIQLEFLRVLVNRSLLALHHQYISAPRFRQFPASSQAVINSSLEILSVHQSWYQPSHGLDYPSSSIALPEGTAHRSTATLLDICRDSFGAAMLYLVTSCRRLSLNVIQLPPTDGRQQHATSQAEIVRLVQTQLEDFKERACRSPSHYDEYISLAVAEGCLRGLMGGSSGGGLTAGLMEVADRIERTVLEGKLWTGGGGGGGEVGTGGGGVEGSTGFTPVTPGGFEGAGGFIFPH, encoded by the exons ATGGCACCCCTTTTGGAATCAAGGGGTCTACTTGCCCAAGGTTGGAAATGCCACATTGTGTGtgcttcaccatcatcaagacACACCAGGAAGAAACCATCGACTATGGAATCAGAGCAGCCAGCAGGTTACTTCTCGACCTTTTCTATCCTCGATCCAAACCGGCCCAACCCAGAAGGCACAGGGAAACCCCAAAAACGGAACAGACGAGTCTACGTTTGCATACCATGTCATCGACGGAAGCTCAGATGCGACAAAGGGCAGCCTTGCTCCCGTTGTATCCAGGCCGACGCTGCCGATGAATGTGTATACCAGAAATTCCCCTTCAGTTCGAAGCATGAGTCTGGAAGTGGCGAGCCAGGAGAGACACCGCAAAGTCCAGCACGAGATAGcccccaaacaacaccgGGCCCGAGTGGTAGTGAAGCAAGACCCAGACTTCACGGTGTCACACACTGGAGCACCGTTGTTTCCGAG TTTCGGGAAGGCTGGCCATACATAGCGGGCCTTGATCCCGAATGGGGGCCGAGATACAGACACCTACAGAGCTTAAAGTATTTGGTCGCCGCGCTTCCGGTTCACCACTTTCCGTTTGGAGAAATATGCCACTGTTCAGAAAGCCGAGAAAATGCGCTTCAAAGTTTACCACCAAGACCTGTTGTCGACACATTGGTACGGTGTTATTTCGAGGTTATCCACCCAATATACCGGCTTTTGCACCCTGCCGAGTACGAGTTTGAGCTCCAGGCCTTTTGGATGAACGTCAACCATTTCTCCGAGGAATGGCTTGCTCAGTTCTTTATGATACTGGCGTTGGGATGCCAAGCAGCCCCCGCACAAGTATTTGCCAGTACGGGAAGACGGCCGAGTTCTTGGACGGACCAGTTCCTGAACAGTTCTCAGTACTTTCTTTGCCGGTCACCGTTTGTTTCGACACCTACTCTTACTTCGGCTCGAACACTTTGCCTTGGGGTTATCGCGAGAATAATGGACATTGTAAAGGGTGGCGAGACGTCGCAGCTGGCCAGCCTCATGGGATACCTCGGTCGAATGGCGGTCTCCCTGCATCTCAACCGAACATCTGCTTTGTTCCCAGAACTCTTGCCATACGAAGTCGAGATCCGCCGCAGACTGTGGCTTACTATTCAGCTTCTGGAGCTGCAAGTGGCCATGAGGACAGGAACATCATGTACACATCAAGACTACGACGCCGAGCCACCATTAAACATTAACGACACCAGCATCTACCACACCGGACAAGGCTGGGTCCTGGAGCAAGGTACCGCCAAATCAGACCTTGCTTTGACCGATGGCACCTTCCAGACAAAGCTATCCGACCTCATTCCGATACTCTCGgaaatcaccaccaccgtgaACCAAACCACGGCTCAGACGGCCCTCAAATATGACAAAATCCAATCCTGGGACGAGCAACTCCGCCGCAAAGTTCGAGAAGCGGCATCCGTGTTGCTTATGGCAACTCAATCGCAAGCAAACTACTCCTTCAGACCTCGGATACAACTTGAATTCCTCAGAGTCCTCGTCAACCGCTCCTTGCTagccctccaccaccaataTATTTCTGCACCGAGGTTCCGACAATTCCCGGCCTCTTCCCAAGCAGTGATCAACTCGTCTCTCGAGATTCTGAGCGTCCACCAGTCGTGGTATCAACCAAGTCATGGCCTCGACTACCCCAGCAGTAGCATAGCTCTACCAGAGGGGACCGCCCACCGCTCAACAGCCACGCTGCTGGATATATGCCGTGACAGCTTTGGCGCTGCAATGTTGTATCTTGTTACGTCCTGTCGAAGACTATCGCTGAATGTGATTCAGTTACCACCCACGGATGGGAGGCAACAACACGCAACAAGCCAAGCGGAGATTGTCAGGTTGGTGCAGACGCAGCTGGAAGACTTTAAGGAGAGGGCGTGTCGTTCCCCTAGTCATTATGATGAGTATATTAGTTTGGCGGTCGCGGAGGGGTGTTTACGGGGTTTGATGGGTGGGAGtagtggtggggggttgacggcGGGTTTGATGGAGGTTGCTGATCGGATTGAGAGGACTGTCCTTGAGGGGAAATTGTggactggtggtggtggtggtggtggcgaggtGGGtacgggtggtggtggtgtggaaggGAGCACGGGGTTTACGCCTGTTACGCCGGGGGGGTTTgaaggggcgggagggttTATTTTTCCTCATTAG
- a CDS encoding uncharacterized protein (EggNog:ENOG503P1M7), producing MKGRPVDQLVYEYMFPKPRQTDPQNFTQLLQRYLVLEVRQEVHSFYGHLDTPEAKYPGLDYTNRIHRIRLSRWQWHRRLFRAFDGLRLTYAEIQGLTKWEGTRWAKERFEREQGTAIRDTTADGFPEWVEPRHRQAGYYRRASEVSDEPVTTPEDGMIEEESDEELESVGVALNERLRERVALRNISGDNSMPLDEEWENWLKNAIESGELHVADQIARFPGPHSLTADDVFPPRMMAAARAGHWEGIPDFVHNIIRQAIDAEQRPPQAQPATAPSRPSVRYHNARVAVYGPGPLHSRIDPSRYPNAAARATRAARTAQQGA from the coding sequence ATGAAGGGCCGCCCAGTAGATCAACTCGTCTACGAGTACATGTTTCCGAAGCCGCGACAGACAGACCCTCAAAACTTCACTCAACTTCTCCAAAGATATCTCGTCCTTGAGGTTCGGCAAGAAGTCCACTCGTTCTACGGCCACTTGGACACACCCGAAGCTAAATACCCCGGTCTCGACTACACAAATCGCATCCACCGAATCCGCCTCAGTCGATGGCAGTGGCACCGGCGGTTATTCCGCGCCTTTGACGGCCTTCGCCTTACATACGCCGAAATCCAAGGTCTCACAAAGTGGGAGGGCACACGGTGGGCAAAGGAACGGTTTGAGCGGGAACAGGGAACTGCCATCCGGGACACGACCGCCGATGGATTCCCCGAATGGGTGGAGCCTCGGCACCGACAAGCCGGATATTACCGCCGCGCCTCCGAGGTGTCGGACGAGCCGGTAACCACGCCAGAGGATGGGATGATCGAGGAAGAAAGCGATGAGGAGTTGGAAAGTGTCGGAGTGGCGCTTAACGAAAGGCTACGCGAGCGAGTGGCTCTTCGCAACATATCCGGAGACAATTCGATGCCGCTGGACGAGGAATGGGAAAACTGGCTAAAAAATGCCATCGAGTCGGGAGAATTGCATGTTGCCGATCAAATTGCCCGTTTCCCTGGTCCCCACTCCCTTACCGCCGACGATGTGTTTCCGCCAAggatgatggctgctgcGAGAGCAGGCCATTGGGAGGGCATTCCCGATTTTGTTCACAACATCATTCGCCAGGCCATCGACGCGGAACAGAGACCACCCCAGGCACAGCCAGCAACAGCTCCTTCGCGACCATCTGTTAGGTACCACAACGCCAGAGTCGCCGTGTATGGTCCTGGGCCTCTCCATTCTCGGATCGACCCGTCTCGGTATCCCAACGCAGCTGCCAGAGCGACGAGAGCCGCCAGAACCGCCCAGCAAGGGGCCTGA
- a CDS encoding uncharacterized protein (EggNog:ENOG503NXZ7; COG:S) — translation MFSTRYEPVQHVRSKSFSKGHRSGKSTSSFSKEAGISKRRPESQSGRRRAGTISNANASHSNFDNSPISAIVTLVVGQEQRVFAAHEHVLSTSPFFLNILQNQMFDSQTKKISLPDEEPEIFSSVLEYLYKGDYFPRLVHNKKRNSWEMEQLTDEARHDATIYHHTVDGELLKDTVIYCAAEKYGLDELKRVSLRKQGLQSGIQASIILSSARYAYAHTPDTDSKLRAHYLALIIRCRSTFKKSGTMQLEMLNGGTQLFFDLFVAMCNHVDDLSSAASTPRTPRSGGRF, via the exons ATGTTTTCCACCCGCTACGAGCCTGTTCAACATGTGCGGAGCAAGAGCTTCAGTAAGGGTCATCGGTCTGGGAAGTCGACTTCGTCATTCAGCAAGGAGGCCGGTATTTCCAAGCGACGACCTGAGTCTCAATCCGGCCGTCGTCGTGCAGGCACCATTTCCAATGCCAATGCGTCTCACTCAAACTTTGA CAACTCTCCCATCTCCGCCATTGTAactctcgtcgtcggccaGGAGCAACGCGTCTTTGCTGCCCACGAACATGTCCTCTCCACATcacccttcttcctcaacatcctTCAGAACCAGATGTTTGACTCCCAGACGAAGAAGATCTCCCTGCCCGACGAAGAGCCTGAGATCTTCTCGTCTGTCCTCGAGTATCTCTACAAGGGCGATTACTTCCCCCGCCTCGTGCATAACAAGAAGCGCAACTCGTGGGAGATGGAGCAGCTGACAGATGAGGCGCGTCATGATGCCACCATCTACCACCATACTGTTGACGGCGAGCTTCTCAAGGACACGGTCATCTACTGCGCGGCGGAGAAGTATGGGTTAGACGAGCTGAAGAGGGTGTCGTTGAGAAAGCAAGGTCTTC AATCCGGTATCCAAGCGAGCATCATTCTCTCCTCGGCCCGCTACGCCTACGCCCACACTCCCGACACCGACTCCAAGCTCCGCGCCCATTATctcgccctcatcatccgctGCCGCAGCACCTTCAAGAAGAGCGGCACGATGCAGCTTGAGATGTTGAACGGCGGCACCCAACTATTCTTTGACTTGTTTGTGGCCATGTGCAACCATGTTGATGACCTTTCGAGTGCTGC GAGCACCCCTCGCACACCGAGAAGCGGCGGCCGTTTTTAG
- the RPL20B gene encoding 60S ribosomal protein L20B (EggNog:ENOG503NUZ6; COG:J): MGRLQEYQVIGRHLPTEANPSPALYRMRIFAPNEVIAKSRFWYFLRGLRKVKKATGEIVSVNQISEKHPLRVKNFGIWIRYDSRSGTHNMYKEYRETSRTKAVEALYSDMAARHRARFRSIHILRVVEIEKTEDVKRPYIKQLITKDLTFPLPHRVAKTNTKKVFSATRPSTIA; this comes from the exons ATGG GTCGTCTTCAGGAATACCAGGTCATTGGGCGCCATCTGCCCACCGAGGCTAACCCCAGCCCCGCCCTCTATCGCATGCGCATCTTCGCGCCCAATGAGGTTATTGCCAAGTCCCGTTTCTGGTATTTCCTTCGCGGTCTCcgcaaggtgaagaaggccacTGGCGAGATCGTCAGTGTCAACCAG ATCTCCGAGAAGCACCCCCTCAGAGTCAAGAACTTCGGCATCTGGATCCGCTACGACTCCCGGTCTGGTACCCACAACATGTACAAGGAGTACCGTGAGACCTCCAGAACTAAGGCTGTTGAGGCTCTCTACTCCGACATGGCCGCCCGCCATCGTGCCCGTTTCAGATCCATCCAC ATCCTCCGCGTTGTTGAGATCGAGAAGACCGAGGACGTCAAGCGCCCCTACATCAAGcagctcatcaccaaggaCCTCactttccccctcccccaccgtgtcgccaagaccaacaccaagaaggtCTTCAGCGCCACTCGCCCATCGACTATTGCTTAA
- the CSN12 gene encoding COP9 signalosome (CSN) subunit (COG:D; EggNog:ENOG503NY0K) → MEFGPALYHEFGEAWKTRDGYRLAKTISPELTPSQLSSIWQSANGAGSYKAARDDDVKASIKRGLSSSSARLDGIGQKEIKGWVEVYFAYWQAAGILAQVQQTSSWTNAYEQWKVLINALIQGYNSHEFEAWTIPCLYVAGKHLRLFAMQADEHTSVNDNSATAFQDDFDPELQKHQKLEDCARVLNKVFTICLSDRAPLEESRKWGLYYIVNLLFKTYFKLNATGLSKNVLRILTAGRGDMPDFHAFPKSQQVTFKYHEGVLCFLEENYAEAEKHLTEAWNTCHKDAMRNKELILTYLIPCHLITTHTLPTEKLLEPYPRLQKLFLPLSRCIKQGELHKFDIALQEAEDEFVKRRIYLTLERGRDIALRNLLRKVFIAGGFEPVAKEGDKPFRRTRIPVAEFAAAISLGSEEKVDNDEVECLLANMIYKGLIKGYISRERSIVVLSKSGAFPGTGV, encoded by the exons ATGGAGTTCGGCCCAGCGCTTTACCACGAGTTTGGAGAGGCTTGGAAAACACGGGATGGTTACCGACTAGCAAAGACCATCTCTCCAGAGTTGACTCCTAGCCAGTTGTCCAGCATATGGCAAAGTGCGAATGGTGCGGGAAGCTACAAAGCAGCTCGGGACGACGATGTGAAAGCATCCATTAAGCGTGGTCTTTCCAGTAGTTCAGCGCGTTTGGACGGCATCGGCCAAAAGGAGATCAAGGGTTGGGTCGAGGTTTACTTTGCGTACTGGCAAGCTGCCGGCATCCTTGCTCAAGTGCAGCAGACCTCATCATGGACCAATGCTTATGAGCAGTGGAAAGTCTTGATCAACGCTCTGATCCAGGGGTATAACAGTCATGAGTTTGAAGCCTGGACCATTCCGTGTCTCTATGTGGCGGGCAAACATCTACGGCTGTTTGCGATGCAGGCGGATGAGCACACTAGTGTCAACGACAACTCGGCAACTGCATTCCAAGATGACTTTGACCCAGAATTACAGAAACATCAGAAATTGGAGGACTGTGCGCGAGTTCTTAACAAAGTATTCACGATTTGCCTGAGTGACAG AGCACCACTCGAAGAGTCTCGGAAATGGGGGCTCTATTACATCGTCAACCTTCTCTTCAAGACTTACTTCAAGCTCAATGCGACAGGATTGTCGAAAAATGTGCTGAGGATTTTGACCGCAGGACGGGGAGATATGCCAGACTTTCATGCATTCCCAAAGTCTCAGCAGGTCACTTTCAAATACCACGAAGGAGTATTATGCTTCCTTGAGGAGAACTATGCTGAAGCCGAGAAGCATCTGACGGAAGCATGGAACACCTGCCACAAAGACGCCATGAGGAACAAAGA GCTGATCTTGACATATCTAATTCCGTGCCACCTCATCACAACCCACACCCTTCCCACAGAAAAGCTGCTGGAGCCTTACCCACGACTACAAaaactcttcctcccactCTCTCGGTGCATCAAGCAGGGCGAGCTCCACAAATTCGACATCGCCCTTcaggaagccgaggacgagTTTGTCAAACGGCGCATCTACCTCACCCTCGAAAGAGGACGCGACATCGCACTACGCAATCTCCTCCGTAAAGTGTTCATCGCCGGCGGCTTCGAGCCAGTAGCGAAGGAGGGAGACAAGCCTTTTCGCCGGACTCGTATCCCAGTAGCAGAGTTTGCCGCGGCTATCAGCCTCGGcagcgaggagaaggttgaCAATGACGAGGTTGAGTGTCTTTTGGCAAATATGATTTACAAA GGACTGATCAAGGGATATATCTCTCGTGAACGGAGTATTGTAGTGCTCAGCAAGTCGGGGGCGTTTCCCGGGACTGGCGTTTGA